One stretch of Nicotiana tabacum cultivar K326 chromosome 18, ASM71507v2, whole genome shotgun sequence DNA includes these proteins:
- the LOC107783551 gene encoding protein SOSEKI 3-like yields the protein MDGHMKKYRQLSPERAKVWTEKSPKYQQQKPRLSNGKVPVVYYLCRNRQLEHPHFIEVPLSSPEGFYLRDVIERLNVLRGRGMASLYSWSCKRSYKNGFVWHDLCEDDLILPAHGNEYVLKGSELFDESNAGCFSPAGNVRLSTNPKLLPEPPSSRSQDDSSSSSSMNEKGTKNSQDDESSPPVQLPGSSAVSPQSSAGKSSLWNGSLSLTEYKIYKAKGLADASTQTEENASKATRPETCTRGVSTDDGSVEPESNEIQEVQVQQANESAEICRETVSPAPSSSSASSSGGRTDTLENLIRADINKLNSFRIIEGEEFRVPKTKLKPSNVLMQLISCGSISVKDHSFGLIPTYRPRFSHSKFPSPLFSTSLTLGDLDCLAENPRFMGLRLEDKEYFSGSLLEMNMPKEPTILKRSSSYNADRTNKELGDSAEEKEEKSSGTKCIPRSIKASLNKQQARSETMKSPLSEGPRISSDRIGSSRTITPGTSCGGSKRITEPSSGKRHSNRIDSFREEKENVIKIEES from the exons ATGGATGGGCATATGAAGAAGTACAGGCAGTTGAGTCCAGAGAGAGCAAAAGTTTGGACTGAGAAATCACCCAAGTATCAGCAGCAGAAGCCACGGTTGAGTAATGGCAAAGTGCCTGTGGTATACTATCTATGTCGAAATCGACAGCTTGAGCATCCTCATTTCATTGAAGTACCTCTGTCTTCGCCCGAGGGTTTTTACTTGAGGG ATGTAATTGAGAGGCTTAACGTTTTGAGAGGCCGAGGAATGGCTTCATTATACTCGTGGTCTTGCAAAAG AAGCTACAAAAATGGATTCGTATGGCATGATCTTTGTGAAGATGACCTCATTCTTCCTGCCCATGGTAATGAGTATGTTCTTAAAGGCTCAGAGCTTTTCGATGAATCCAATGCAG GTTGCTTTAGTCCCGCTGGAAATGTTAGATTGTCAACAAACCCAAAGCTACTACCAGAACCACCATCTTCTAGAAGCCAAGATGATTCTTCGTCTTCGTCTAGCATGAATGAGAAAGGTACGAAGAATTCTCAAGATGATGAATCATCACCACCTGTTCAGCTTCCAGGTTCTTCAGCAGTATCCCCTCAGTCCAGTGCTGGTAAAAGTTCTTTATGGAATGGTTCATTAAGTCTGACAGAGTACAAGATATATAAGGCCAAAGGGCTGGCTGATGCTTCAACTCAGACTGAGGAAAATGCAAGCAAAGCTACACGTCCAGAAACTTGCACAAGAGGTGTTTCTACAGATGACGGGTCTGTAGAGCCTGAAAGTAATGAAATACAAGAGGTTCAGGTTCAACAGGCAAATGAATCTGCAGAGATATGCCGGGAGACAGTATCGCCTGCTCCATCCTCATCGAGTGCATCATCGTCAGGTGGTAGAACAGATACCTTGGAAAACCTCATCAGAGCTGATATAAATAAGCTCAACAGCTTTAGAATAATTGAAGGGGAGGAGTTTCGAGTTCCAAAAACTAAGCTAAAGCCCTCGAATGTGCTGATGCAACTAATTTCTTGTGGATCAATTTCAGTAAAAGATCATAGCTTTGGCCTTATTCCTACTTACAGGCCAAGATTTTCGCATTCAAAATTTCCATCTCCTCTGTTCTCGACCTCATTAACTTTAGGAGATCTTGATTGCCTGGCTGAGAATCCTAGGTTTATGGGTTTGAGATTGGAAGATAAAGAATACTTCAGTGGCAGCCTGCTCGAGATGAATATGCCCAAGGAACCTACTATTCTAAAGCGGTCGTCTTCTTACAATGCTGACAG GACAAATAAAGAACTTGGAGATTCAGCtgaagaaaaagaggagaaaagctCAGGCACAAAGTGCATTCCACGTTCAATCAAGGCTTCCCTGAATAAGCAGCAGGCAAGAAGCGAGACAATGAAATCCCCTCTTTCTGAAGGTCCTAGAATATCATCAGATAGAATAGGCAGTTCACGAACCATTACACCTGGCACATCCTGTGGAGGAAGCAAGCGAATTACAGAGCCATCATCCGGCAAGAGACACTCGAATAGAATAGACTCTTTCAGAGAGGAGAAAGAAAATGTGATCAAAATTGAAGAAAGTTAA